Proteins from one Gossypium raimondii isolate GPD5lz chromosome 8, ASM2569854v1, whole genome shotgun sequence genomic window:
- the LOC105791068 gene encoding uncharacterized protein LOC105791068 — translation MSLCCSLPTAKSMSLFSKKPHGLIKASSSSSSSSADIPDFLSAHWLESRRKRPFGPRLTFSAEEAVQHQLDALKYNDQPRQDYGIEVMYRFAGFDPFERSTYFGPFFDLGQFERFRRIFHHSSYRVLLGHKERKILSSLFVKENQFKQRIWILGSRPNEEEIFEFTMVQRIGGSWDGYWLTESLHHDGDAFAGGLAY, via the exons ATGTCGTTATGTTGCTCCTTGCCAACTGCAAAATCCATGTCTCTCTTCTCCAAAAAACCCCATGGACTCATcaaagcttcttcttcttcatcctcctcttctGCTGACATCCCCGATTTCCTCTCTGCTCATTG GCTTGAATCTAGAAGGAAAAGACCTTTTGGCCCAAGGTTAACG TTTAGTGCGGAAGAAGCTGTTCAGCACCAACTTGATGCATTAAAGTATAATGACCAACCTCGACAGGATTACGGGATTGAAGTTATGTACAGA TTTGCAGGATTTGATCCTTTTGAAAGGTCTACATATTTTGGACCGTTCTTTGACCTAGGACAG TTCGAGCGGTTTAGGAGAATTTTTCACCATTCAAGTTATCGAGTATTGCTTGGTCACAAGGAGAGGAAGATCTTGAGCAGTTTGTTTGTCAAGGAG AACCAATTCAAGCAACGGATTTGGATACTTGGAAGTCGTCCAAATGAGGAAGAAATATTCGAGTTTACAATGGTGCAG AGGATTGGTGGTTCATGGGATGGGTATTGGTTGACAGAGAGTTTACATCATGACGGAGATGCATTTGCCGGTGGTTTGGCTTACTGA
- the LOC105791069 gene encoding uncharacterized protein LOC105791069: MGAGREVAISLDGVRDKNVMQLKKLNTALFPVRYNDKYYADALASGEFTKLAYYSDICVGSIACRLEKKEGGAIRVYIMTLGVLAPYRGLGIGTRLLNHVLDLCSKQKIPEIYLHVQTNNEDAINFYKKFGFEITETIKNYYTNIDPPDCFVLTKFTAPSQAKK; the protein is encoded by the exons ATGGGGGCTGGGCGAGAAGTAGCAATATCACTTGATGGAGTGAGGGACAAGAACGTGATGCAGCTGAAGAAGCTCAACACAGCTCTCTTCCCTGTTCGTTACAACGATAAGTACTACGCCGATGCTCTCGCTTCTGGCGAATTCACCAAGCTTG CATATTACAGTGACATCTGTGTCGGATCAATTGCTTGCCGGCTGGAAAAGAAGGAAGGTGGGGCCATCCGTGTGTACATCATGACATTGGGTGTTTTAGCACCATATCGTGGGCTAGGAATTG GTACAAGGCTATTGAACCATGTTCTTGATCTCTGTTCGAAGCAAAAGATACCGGAAATCTACTTGCATGTTCAGACAAACAATGAAGATGCCATCAACTTCTATAAGAAATTTGGATTTGAAATCACGGAGACAATCAAGAACTATTACACAAACATTGACCCTCCCGACTGCTTTGTTCTCACCAAGTTCACCGCTCCATCACAAGCGAAGAAATAA